The following are encoded in a window of Vicia villosa cultivar HV-30 ecotype Madison, WI unplaced genomic scaffold, Vvil1.0 ctg.000655F_1_1, whole genome shotgun sequence genomic DNA:
- the LOC131630160 gene encoding ubiquitin carboxyl-terminal hydrolase 15-like: MVVADVIPPQPQVFYFPKNNEPNHDCARCSAPAKTRCSRCKFVRYCSGNCQIIHWRQIHKQECQQLETHESSSFPLSFSVEEFGHASPFYDNLNNPYFGCNLNNLDNLVHPLTGTAAVSATADISLFNNSQPPTLERRASRKSNRESRRRDSGSIYESSFEFSDYKAMITPQQIHDNKAKTIS, from the exons ATGGTTGTTGCTGATGTAATTCCCCCTCAACCTCAAGTTTTTTATTTTCCTAAGAATAATGAACCGAATCATGACTGTGCTCGGTGTTCTGCTCCCGCTAAAACTCGCTGCTCCAGATGCAAGTTTGTTAGATACTG CTCTGGGAATTGTCAAATAATCCACTGGAGGCAAATTCACAAACAAGAGTGCCAGCAATTGGAAACTCATGAATCAAGCTCGTTTCCTCTGTCGTTTTCGGTTGAGGAATTTGGTCATGCAAGTCCCTTTTACGATAATTTAAACAATCCCTACTTTGGTTGCAATTTAAACAATTTAGACAATTTGGTTCACCCGCTGACAGGCACTGCCGCAGTTTCTGCTACAGCCGATATTTCTCTTTTTAACAATTCTCAACCTCCCACTTTGGAGAGAAGAGCTTCCCGTAAATCCAACAGAGAATCACGGCGAAGAGATAGTGGTTCTATTTATGAATCTTcttttgaattttctgattacAAAGCAATGATTACACCACAACAAATCCACGACAACAAAGCAAAAACAATTTCTTAA
- the LOC131630187 gene encoding F-box/FBD/LRR-repeat protein At1g16930-like: MSSGRPTEDRISDLPESILCHILSFLPTKSAATTMILSKRWKPVWLSVLILNFDDKEFNDFEIFRKFVYSIMFSLRDQKTSIQSFTLKLYFYSRFKQRELNRIFKFVVQRGVKNLNFDLSGKSLCIKLPPCILSCKMLQVLRLKNLKMWDFDQVNFPCLKTLHLNYVDFKSPKYFAKFLYGCPILEDLNAKSYTFQKSIDPMENLNALPSLVKVRVCYNTDIPMSLVCKTGILQIEQIWGMTWKPLPMFHNLTHMELTFWLSFLKGECRSLKEILPNFPNLQHFNINLISTNSRCETYTCSECSKVVPPNPTIAPECLSSQLKTFSIQCSTIPQIQKTSTTVSSNL, encoded by the exons ATGTCTTCTGGCCGTCCTACGGAGGATAGAATTAGCGACTTGCCGGAGTCAATTCTCTGCCACATTCTCTCCTTCCTTCCAACCAAATCCGCTGCAACCACAATGATTCTCTCAAAGAGATGGAAACCGGTATGGCTCTCTGTCCTTATTCTTAACTTCGATGACAAGGAATTCAATGACTTTGAGATATTTCGCAAGTTTGTTTATTCAATCATGTTCTCTTTGCGAGACCAAAAGACTTCGATCCAATCGTTTACCTTGAAATTATACTTCTATTCTCGCTTCAAACAAAGAGAATTGAATAGAATTTTTAAATTTGTGGTGCAACGAGGAGTCAAGAATCTTAACTTCGACTTGTCTGGTAAATCACTTTGTATCAAATTACCTCCTTGCATTCTCAGCTGTAAGATGCTTCAGGTTCTTAGGTTGAAGAACCTAAAAATGTGggattttgatcaagtgaatttTCCTTGTCTCAAAACTCTTCATTTGAATTATGTTGATTTCAAATCTCCTAAATATTTTGCAAAGTTTCTATATGGCTGCCCTATTCTAGAAGATTTGAATGCAAAATCATACACCTTCCAGAAATCAATTGATCCCATGGAAAACTTGAATGCTTTACCTAGTTTGGTCAAAGTAAGGGTTTGTTATAATACTGATATTCCGATGTCTTTGGTTTGTAAGACGGGAATTTTGCAAATAGAACAG ATATGGGGGATGACTTGGAAACCACTTCCCATGTTTCACAATTTGACTCACATGGAACTTACTTTTTGGCTTAGCTTCTTGAAGGGGGAGTGCAGGTCGTTGAAAGAAATACTCCCAAATTTTCCCAATCTTCAACATTTTAACATTAATTTGATATCAACGAATAGTAGATGTGAAACATATACTTGTTCTGAATGTTCGAAGGTTGTTCCACCCAATCCCACCATTGCTCCAGAATGTCTTTCCTCACAGCTTAAAACATTTAGCATTCAATGTTCCACAATTCCACAAATACAGAAAACATCAACGACTGTGAGTtccaatttataa